The segment AAATAACAAGTGCGGGACGTCCGGTATCGCGGAAAAACTCACCGATGGCAGCTCCGGTAAACGGGGCAAAAAATTGCATGGGGGCCGGATCGGATGCAGTAGCCGAAACGATTACGGTATAGTCAAGCGCACCGGCCTTTTGAAGTTCAGCGGCTACAGAAGCAACGGTTGAACCTTTTTGACCGATAGCAACATAAATACAATATACAGGTTGACCCTTTTCAAAAAATTCTCTTTGATTAATGATGGTATCAATTGCCACCGCGGTTTTACCTGTCTGCCGATCACCGATAATCAACTCGCGCTGGCCACGGCCGATCGGGATCATTGAATCAATAGCCTTGATACCGGTTTGCAGCGGCTCATTTACAGGCTGACGGTAAATTACACCGGGTGCTTTGCGTTCAAGCGGCATTTCATAAAGCTCACCACTTAGCGGGCCTTTTCCGTCAACCGGCTCACCGAGTGTATTCACCACACGGCCAATCATGCCATCACCCACATTAACGGAAGCAATTTTTCCTGTACGCTTAACGGTATCACCTTCGTGCACACCTTTGGAATCACCAAACAATACGGCACCCACGTTGTCCTCTTCCAGGTTAAGCACCATGGCACGCAGGCCGTTCTCAAATTCCAATAGTTCACCGGCTTGTGCCTGGGTTAGGCCATAAATGCGGGCTACGCCATCACCAACGGATAAAACAGTGCCTACTTCTTCTAACTCAACATCGGTGCGCGATTGTGAAAGTTGTTCACGCAATATTGCGGATACTTCTTCAGGTCTGATTTCTGCCATAATATCTTCTTGTTTCTTAGTTCGTTGCTTTGTTTGTATCAAAACCCTTTCACATAAGGGTTCTGGCTAAATTTCAATTTTAATGCTTTGAGTTTACTCTTCAGGGATGCATCAACCTGGCGATCGCCAACAGTTAACACAAAACCGCCAATCATGTCGGCATCAATTTTTTCTTCCAGTNNNNNNNNNNNNNNNNNNNNNNNNNNNNNNNNNNNNNNNNNNNNNNNNNNNNNNNNNNNNNNNNNNNNNNNNNNNNNNNNNNNNNNNNNNNNNNNNNNNN is part of the Cyclobacteriaceae bacterium genome and harbors:
- the atpA gene encoding F0F1 ATP synthase subunit alpha; protein product: MAEIRPEEVSAILREQLSQSRTDVELEEVGTVLSVGDGVARIYGLTQAQAGELLEFENGLRAMVLNLEEDNVGAVLFGDSKGVHEGDTVKRTGKIASVNVGDGMIGRVVNTLGEPVDGKGPLSGELYEMPLERKAPGVIYRQPVNEPLQTGIKAIDSMIPIGRGQRELIIGDRQTGKTAVAIDTIINQREFFEKGQPVYCIYVAIGQKGSTVASVAAELQKAGALDYTVIVSATASDPAPMQFFAPFTGAAIGEFFRDTGRPALVIYDDLSKQAVSYREVSLLLRRPPGREAYPGDVFYLHSRLLERAAKIINNDSIARNMNDLPNSIKHLVKGGGSLTALPIIETQAGDVSAYIPTNVISITDGQIFLETNLFNSGIRPAINVGISVSRVGGAAQIKSMKKVAGTLKLDQAQFRELEAFAKFGSDLDAATKLTIERGRRNTEVLKQDQYSPVPVEEQVAIITVSTRGFMDRVPVNKVREFERDFLELMRTSHRDVLDNLRAGKFEDADVETIKKVATDLASKY
- a CDS encoding F0F1 ATP synthase subunit delta, with amino-acid sequence LEEKIDADMIGGFVLTVGDRQVDASLKSKLKALKLKFSQNPYVKGF